From the Coffea eugenioides isolate CCC68of chromosome 1, Ceug_1.0, whole genome shotgun sequence genome, the window AAAAATACATGCTAAACCCTTTAGGCATATGAAAGTCATTAATGTTAAGGGCCTAACAGCAGGGGTCTAATTGTTATAGAATCATGAAGGACTTTTTGGTAACATAGTCAAATCTCATGATTTAGTTGGCAATTATTTAGTTGgcaattgtttttttttggggttagaTTTGAGGGCTTTCTAAACTTTCTAGATTTTTGACACATGGCATAGTTGTCATCTAGACActaaaaaagaagtaaaaaaaaaaaaaaaacctaagtACTTCTAAAGAGTACGGTCATAGGATTCCACCTGCCCCATTTATAAATTGAACTCATAATTTATTAATTACGAGTGAAATGTCTTGCAACTAAATCAAGGGAATAATTTTCCCCAACAGAAATGCAAGGGAAATATTTTTTAATGTGTTGCAATAGCATTTCAAATCAAAAGTAGGACATGTGGACTTATATGTGTTTGTGTCTAtacatatgtgtgtgtatgtgtttaAAGCAATTCTACATTTTTATTAAAAGCTCAGGGGGAATGTGTTTAATGTTTGAACATGATATAAAGTGATTTTCAAAGTCTCGTCCTCCTTGACTCGATTTACCTGGTGTATATGCCCTCGTTTATTCCTTAGTAGGATTCTTCTATTATGGAACAAGATGATAAAAAGTAGGACTAGTTATTCTTTGTATGTAAAAGTTTGAATTTTAAAATATAGGTGAATTAGGAGAAAAGTGTtgtgaaactaataaaataaactccCAAAGTAGGGATTGAAATAGTAGAGTGAGAGATagaatattattatatttactGATCAAAGTACTTCCAGGTTTCAATGTTGTAAATGAAGTAGGATTCACCCCTATATATAGGTGATCCAAGATAGAAGGTACATGAACCCTATTAAGTACTAATACATGAATTTAGTACATCAAGTACATCCATAAATGAGTTCATCCAATGTACCAATGAATCTAGGGAGAATACATGTGACTATCATCTTGAGAATGCAAACGGAcatcttcatcttgtaatcCTTCTTGAGAATATCAAGGGACAGCCACATCTAGAGAATATCAACGGACATCaacatcttatcattatttcataacactcccccttggatgtccatgacacaaagaatatgcctcgttaaaaccttactagGGAAAAACCCAGTGGGATAAAaaccctagtgaaggaaaaagagtacactattcttgtgtaATAAATTCTCCCCCTGATGCAAACATTATATGAGATCTTTTGGCCGACGCATACCAATATTCTTCACCAGTTTCCCAAACGTAGCAGTCAGCAAAGCCTTGGTAAACAAATCTGCCAAATTATTATCCGATCGGATTTGTAGCACATCAATCTCACCATTCTTCATTCCAACGTCGTCTTGTAGGCGAGGAATtaaatcttgctaataaattCACAGCAAATGATATATCTGGtcttgtacaattagcaagataATAAGCGCACCAAAtgcactgagatatggtacttcaggacCAAGTATCTCTTCATGTTCCTCTTGTGGCCTAAGGGGATCCTTATTAGGATTCAATAATCTGATGACCATTGGGGTACTTAATGTATGTGCTTTATCCAGACGAAATCGCTTTAATACCTTCTGGGTATAAGTAGGTTGGTGGATAAAAATTTTACTCTctaaatgctcaatttgtaaaccaaggcagaattttgtctttccaaactctttgatctcaaattctttcttcaaatattcgaCAGCCTTTTGGatctcttcaggagttccaatcaaattgagatcatcaacatatatcgcaataatcacaaaatttgaccCATTTCtcttgataaaaacacatgGACATATTGGGTCATTTTAGTTAAGCATTCATTGAGGcggttataccacatacgtccaGATTGCTTGAGCCCATACAAAGACTTTTGTATTCTAATAGAATACATATCTCTAGGATTTGATTTACATGCTTCAGGCATATTGAATCCTTCAGGGATtctcatgtaaatattattgtCAAGATTCTTATACAAATAAGCAGTGACAACGTCCATCAGACGCATATCAAGTTTTTCATGCACTGCAATACTCACAAGATACCTAAATGTGATCGTATCCATTACAGGTGAATAcgtttcatcataatcaaatccagACCTTTGTGAAAAGCCTTGGGCTACAAGTCTTGTTTTATATCTcactatttcattcttttcattcctttttctcacaaaaatccatttatatccaaCTGGCTTGACACCTTCAGGCGTTTGGACTACAGGCCCAAAAACATTTCTTTTAGCCAGTGAATCTAATTCAGATTGTATTGGCCTTTTCATTTTGGTCAATCATTTCTATGCCGACATTCATCAACCGATCTAGATTCATGATCCTCATCAActtctataatatcaagtgctacattTCATTAGGCTCCAATTAACTTTTCTATAATTTCATGCTCTTCAGGAGCTGGCTCTTCGGGAGCTGGCTCTTCAGGAGCGACCTCTTCAGGAGGTTAAATTTTGTCATGACATTTATTTAATCTCCGGAGATATTTGAAATCAATGTATACCTTATATAGGTAGGCCGGCCTTTATTTGTAGCACTTGTACATGTCCTTCAGGGACATCAATTTTAACCAGAGTATTTCCTGCAGGAATAGTTGATTTAATAACTCTTCTGGAGTCGATAAatataattttcttcaaatgaagaatttcttgaacttcTAGTTCACATTGTTTTGTATGAGGATCGAGGAAATCCAATTGTTCAGATGATTTCCTTTCGGTTGATCTTTTCCTCCCCCTAATGTCGGGATAGATCACTCATCAATAGATCATTCATCAATAGTTCACATAAATTTCTTTTGGAGCCATGTATAATATAAAGGGGGTATGTATAAATACTTGTCGACATTCAAATATTCTCACTTTTGCCAAATCATATATTCATTGGGATCAGTAAACTTCTGGTTTACTGCATGTGATGATTATAAATCAAATGAGAATAAAGATAACTATATCGATAACCATTACACCCTCGAATGATTAATATGATATAATCAACTTTCATCTGACttgatttttattattatctcaTTCAGTGTCTCAATTTGATATCCATCTCGACGGATATCTTTAATAAATTTCTTCGAGTGTTGGGAGAGAGTTGTGCATGATTTATACAATTTTGGTTCCTTCAGGAAAAATAGAGTGACTCTTCCAGAGCCCTCAATTAATTTTGCACTACCACTGATGGTATTAAATTTGTCTCTCCTATctccaaagaagaaaaatatctTTTATTTGTCAATATAGTGTGCGCAGAAGCACTATTAACGAGACAAATGTTATCatcaccattatttgatcccaAACATTTGgcatccatttcttcttcaggaagaaaataaatgaaactaaATATTGATAAAAGATACGAGAATAGACATATGCAAAGTAAATTGATAAAACTAACAACATATCAAACAACATACCAAAGTAATGGACAATCCTACAAGACTAACAACATATCAAATATCTAgacaaatattaaatatatgaTCATTTTGCATCTTCAGGATGCTCAAAGAAATCGGCAACATCCAGATGTGTCATGTCAGtaccatcatcatcatcatcattctTTTGGTCGATAAAATTTGTCTCGACATCTTTGTCCTTCTTTTTCAATGATGCTTGATAAAGGTCAACAAGATGTTCAGCCGTACGACAGGTACGGGACCAGTGACCTTCCATACCACATCGGTagcatttttcttcataaactttcttttctccttctttcGGATCGTAgttattttctcctttttgggAAATATTTTGTTGCTTGCCACGGCTATAATCTTCACGAGGCACAAATCTACTACGATCACGTCCACGGCCACGGCTTCTTCCACGACCACCTCTACGGCCACGTCCACGACCTCGAccagaattttgaaattgagtcCCATTCGCTTCAAGGAATGGACTTGCACCAGTTGGTCGGGACTCATGATTTTTCAGCAgtaattcattattttgttcaGCCAACAGAAGACATGCAATAAGttcagaatattttttaaatcctcTCTCTCTATATTGCTGCTGCAGGAGCATATTAGAGACATGAAAAGTAGAGAATGTTTTCTCTAACATGTTTTCATCAGTGACTTTTTCGCCACACAATGATAATTGAGAAGTGATTCTGAACATGGCTGAATTATATTCGTTGACAGATTTGAAATCTTTTAGTCGTAAGTGGAGCCAATCATATCGGACCTTTGGAAGAACGACCAACTTCAGGTGATCGTATCTTTCTTTCAAATCTCGCCAAAGGACAAGAGGATCTTTGACAGTAAGATACTCTACTTTTAGTCCTTCATCTAAATGACGACGAAGGAAAATCATGGCCTTAGCACGGTCTTGGTTTGAGGCATCATTCTCATCAACAATAGTATTACCAAGACCCATTGCCTCAAGATGAATTTCAACATCCAATACCCacgataaataattttttccagaaatatcAAGAGGTACGAACTCTTGTTTTGTGAGATTAGCCATAAGACTATGCAATAGATTCGTAGGAAAGAATATTACCTTGATAAGTAGCCAAAAGTTGTTCGGGCAAAATCTTGACACGTTTCGTGCTTCACTTTTGCTTCGTGCCTTTCCTTCACTCAAATTAGAGACTCGTGCTGATAACGTGTtgtgaaactaataaaataaactccCAAAGTAGGGATTGAAATAGTAGAGTGAGAGATagaatattattatatttactGATCAAAGTACTTCCAGGTTTCAATGTTGTAAATGAAGTAGGATTCACCCCTATATATAGGTGATCCAAGATAGAAGGTACATGAACCCTATTAAGTACTAATACATGAATTTAGTACATCAAGTACATCCATAAATGAGTTCATCCAATGTACCAATGAATCTAGGGAGAATACATGTGACTATCATCTTGAGAATGCAAACGGAcatcttcatcttgtaatcCTTCTTGAGAATATCAAGGGACAGCCACATCTAGAGAATATCAACGGACATCaacatcttatcattatttcataacactcccccttggatgtccatgacacaaagaatatgcctcgttaaaaccttactagGGAAAAACCCAGTGGGATAAAaaccctagtgaaggaaaaagagtacactattcttgtgtaATAAATTCTCCCCCTGATGCAAACATTATATGAGATCTTTTGGCAGACGCATACCAAAATTCTTCACCAGTTTCCCAAACGTAGCAGTCTGCAAAGCCTTGGTAAACAAATCTGCCAAATTATTATCCGATCGGATTTGTAGCACATCAATCTCACCATTCTTCATTCCAACGTCGTCTTGTAGGCGAGGAATtaaatcttgctaataaattCACAGCAAATGATATATCTGGtcttgtacaattagcaagataATAAGCGCACCAAAtgcactgagatatggtacttcaggacCAAGTATCTCTTCATGTTCCTCTTGTGGCCTAAGGGGATCCTTATTAGGATTCAATAATCTGATGACCATTGGGGTACTTAATGTATGTGCTTTATCCAGACGAAATCGCTTTAATACCTTCTGGGTATAAGTAGGTTGGTGGATAAAAATTTTACTCTctaaatgctcaatttgtaaaccaaggcagaattttgtctttccaaaCTCTTTGATCTCAAATATTCGACAGCCTTTTGGatctcttcaggagttccaatcaaattgagatcatcaacatatatcgcaataatcacaaaatttgacccatttttcttgataaaaacacatgGACATATTGGGTCATTGGTATAACCTTCTTTAGTTAAGCATTCATTGAGACGGTTATGCCACATACGTCCAGATTGCTTGAGCCCATACAAAGACTTTTGTATTCTAATAGGATACATATCTCTAGGATTTGATTTACATGCTTCAGGCATATTGAATCCTTCAGGAATtctcatgtaaatattattgtCAAGATTCTTATACAAATAAGCAGTGACAACGTCCATCAGACGCATATCAAGTTTTTCATGCACTGCAAtactcacaagatatctaaatgtGATCGTATCCATTACAGGTGAATAcgtttcatcataatcaaatccagACCTTTGTGAAAAGCCTTGGGCTACAAGTCTTGTTTTATATCTcactatttcattcttttcattcctttttctcacaaaaattcatttatatccaaCTGGCTTGACACATTCAGGCGTTTGGACTACAGGTCCAAAAACATTTCTTTTAGCCAGTGAATCTAATTCAGATTGTATTGGCCTTTTCATTTTGGTCAATCATTTCTATGCCGACATTCATCAACTGATCTAGATTCATGATCCTCATCAActtctataatatcaagtgctacatttcattaggctccaattaacttttctataatttcattctcttcaggAGCTGGCTCTTCGGGAGCGACCTCTTCAGGAGGTTAAATTTTGTCATGACATTTATTTAATCTCCGGAGATATTTGAAATCAATGTATACCTTATATAGGTAGGCCGGCCTTTATTTGTAGCACTTGTACATGTCCTTCAGGGACATCAATTTTAACCAGAGTATTTCCTGCAGGAATAGTTGATTTAATAACTCTTCTGGAGTCGATAAatataattttcttcaaatgaagaatttcaatgaagaatttcttgaacttcTAGTTCACATTGTTTTGTATGAGGATCGAGGAAATCCAATTGTTCAGATGATTTCCTTTCGGTTGATCTTTTCCTCCCCCTAATGTCGGGATAGATCACTCATCCGACATAAATTTCTTTTGGAGCCATGCATAATATAAAGGGGGTATGTATAAATACTTGTCGACATTCAAATATTCTCACTTTTGCCAAATCATATATTCATTGGGATCAGTAAACTTCTGATTTACTGCATGTGATGATTATAAATCAAATGAGAATAAAGATAACTATATCGATAACCATTACACCCTCGAATGATTAATATGATATAATCAACTTTCATCTAACttgatttttattattatctcaTTCAGTGTCTTAATTTGATATCCATCTCGACGGATATCTTTAATAAATTTCTTCGAGTGTTGGGAGAGAGTAGTGCATTATTTACGACAATTTTGGTTCCTTCAGGAAAAATAGAGTGACTCTTCCAGAACTCTCAATTAATTTTGCACTACCACTGATGGTATTAAATTTGTCTCTCCCATttccaaagaagaaaaatatctTTTATTTGTCAATATAGTGTGCGCAGAAGCACTATTAACGAGACAAATGTTATCatcaccattatttgatcccaAACATTTGgcatccatttcttcttcaggaagaaaataaatgaaactaaATATTGATAAAAGATACGAGAATAGACATATGCAAAGTAAATTAAAACTAACAACATATCAAACAACATACCAAAGTAATTGACAATTCTGCAAGACTAACAACATATCAAACATCTAgacaaatattaaatatatgaTCATTTTGCATCTTCAGGATGCTCAAAGAAATCGGCAACATCCAGATGTGTCATGTCagtatcatcatcatcatcatcattctTTTGGTCGATAAAATTTGTCTCGACATCTTTGTCCTTCTTTTTCAATGATGCTTGATAAAGGTCAACAAGATGTTCAGCCGTACGACAGGTACGGGACCAGTGACCTTCCATACCACATCGGTagcatttttcttcataaactttcttttctccttctttcGGATCGTAgtcattttctctctcttgagAAATATTTTGTTGCTTGCCACGGCTATAATTTTCACGAGGCACAAATCTACTATGATCACGTCCACGgccacggccacgtccacggCTTCTTCCACGGCCACCTCTACGGCCACGTCCACGACCTCGAccagaattttgaaattgagtcCCATTCGCTTCAGGGAATGGACTTGCACCAGTTGGTCGGGACTTATGATTTTTCAGCaataattcattattttgttcaGCCAACAGAAGACATGCAATAAGttcagaatattttttaaatcctcTCTCTCTATATTGCTGCTGCAGGAGCATATTAGAGACATGAAAAGTAGAGAATGTTTTCTCTAACATGTTTTCATCAGTGACTTTTTCGCCACACAATGATAATTGAGAAGTAATTCTGAACATGGCTGAATTATATTCGTTGACAGATTTGAAATCTTGTAGTCGTAAGTGGAGCCAATCATATCGGGCCTTTGGAAGAACGACCAACTTCAGGTGATCGTATCTTTCTTTCAAATCTTGCCAAAGGACAAGAGGATCTTTGACAGTAAGATACTCTACTTTTAGTCCTTCATCTAAATGACGACGAAGGAAAATCATGGCCTTAGCACGGTCTTGGTTTGAGGCATCATTCTCATCAACAATAGTATTACCAAGGCCCATTGCCTCAAGATGAATTTCAACATCCAATACCCacgataaataattttttccagaaatatcAAGAGGTACGAACTCTTGTTTTGTGAGATTAGCCATAAGACTATGCAATAGATTCGTAGGAAAGAATATTACCTTGATAAGTAGCCAAAAGTTGTTCGGGCAAAATCTTGACACGTTTCGTGCTTCACTTTTGCTTCGTGCCTTTCCTTCACTCAAAGTAGAGACTCGTGCTGATAACGTGTtgtgaaactaataaaataaactccCAAAGTAGGGATTGAAATAGTAGAGTGAGAGATagaatattattatatttactGATCAAAGTACTTCCAGGTTTCAATGTTACAAATGAAGTAGGATTCACCCCTATATATAGGTGATCCAAGATAGAAGATACATGAACCCTATTAAGTACTAATACATGAATTTAGTACATCAAGTACATCCATAAATGAGTTCATCCAATGTACCAATGAATCTAGGGAGAATACATGTGACTATCATCTTGAGAATGCAAACGGAcatcttcatcttgtaatcCTTCTTGAGAATATCAACGGACAGCCACATCTAGAGAATATCAACGGACATCCacatcttatcattatttcatAACCAAAAGGACAATATTAGAATATTGGGCCTGTTtcgaacctgagttttttgggagtttgtctaaaactttactgtagtgcactgtagaagtttttgaaaaaattttgtagaaatttttatgaggtgaaaaacttttttatagaagtttttgtaaggtgaaaaaaaaaaatttcctttttttttctctttctctttctttttctttttctttctttcctttttcttttctttcctatcttcttcttcttcatcccAACAGCAACGCAGACGCAGCAACAATGCAGCAACGCAACCTCCCATCAGCCTGCTCCATCCCCTACTCCGCCACCGGCCCCACCTCCAGCACCTCCGCCAAAGCCTCCTCCAGCCCCTCCTCCCACGCCTCCACCTGCTCCACCTCCGGCACCACCACCAATGCCTCCACCAGCCCCTCCTCCTACTCTCCCGCCTGCTCCACCTCTAACTCCACCACCAGCCCCAGCCCCTGCACCACCACCTACGTCTCCACCAGCACCTCCTCCAACGCCACCACCAGCACCACCACCACTACCTGTACCTCCTCCAACTCCAACACCACCATCGGCTCCTTCACCAGCACCTCCTCCAATGCCACCTCCCGCcacccctctccttcctttcCCCTTCTCCTCCCCCTTGCCCTTCCCCCTCCCTCTTCCCTCGCCCGACAGTCAAGGCGCACCTCCTCCACAAGctagtcaattttttttttttttttttttgcaattttcagcctTCCCCTCTCCTCCCCCTTCCTGCAATCTGGTGCGTGGAAAAATCCCCCTCCCCGGCGCTGTCTAGGGCAACGCTTCTGTGAGCTCAAAAACGACGAACAGTCCAAGTGTACAGGGCACCGCTTCTGTCTGGCAAAGTGTTTTGGAGTTTCAAAACAAGATGCGGCAAAACGATGTCGTTTTGCTAAAAGTTTAACAAGGGGACCGTGAGTTTTttgggttcctgtagcaaaagttgtatAAAAACTAGTAGCAAACAAACTTGCTCAAAAACTTGGGTTCCAAACACCCCCATTATATCAGGCTCACACTCTTTTTGTGGGGTGCTCATCCTTTGTACCATTTACTAATATCGTATATATAGAGctatgagataaaaaagtggaTGAGGCGTTAAAATTAATAATAGTGAGTATTGTGTCATATAGGGTTTTTCTAATGAGTAGGTATTCATCAATATACTCAAATTATATTCATCTTATCGTGTGAATGTACAAACTGACATTTATTGTCCCCTTGTAAGTTGACACTTTTTAAATTTGatcttatttttcaaaaaaattattagttaATGTCTCCATTAATGAGTGTACCCATTAATCAAACCCTATTACATATTTGGTGAAAAAGTAActtttttgtgaaattgtgtGCACGCCAATGATTGATGGCAATTTTAGAACCCTATCGGCATGCATTAGGAATACCTATAGAACAAAGCTTTCTTTATAGAACACCAGAGATAGTTTAAAATATGAGCAAATTATTCAGAGGGCCGCTGAACTTTTAGAATCATCGAATTTTGATCACTGAACTATCTAAAGTTTAGATTTCAGACTATTCCTTCAGATTTAATCGAGTTTTGACCACTAAATTatgctcttttctttttgtctcGTGAATTATGCGAGCACTCAAATTTGTCATGACTCATGTTTAACGATGAAATATAACGAAATGGTTTGAAATCTAAACTTTAGATAGTTTAATAGTCAAAACCAAACTTTTAATAATTCAATGGTCAAAATTCcacgattccaaaagtttgaTGGCCATTCAAATTATTTGCTCTTAAAACATAGAAATTACGTTTGCTTTTGTAGGTAAGGGTTAGAATGGCTACTATTACCTAAAAGAAGGCATTGAGGCCAAAAAGGTTAATCTTAATCTCTGAGAGAGCAAATTAGTACCACCTGAAACTCAGATAACTGCTAATTTTACTGCTGTCACACATCTTAACAAACACAAGACTCGAGAGGGCTCTCAATTGTCATGATCCGATAAGCGTGCAATGTAAAGTGATGTTCTGGTAACGGTTCAAGGGTACTTTGTACAATTAACCATccctagtttttttttccccccaaatAGTTAACTCTTACATTACTCCTACTCAAACTTATTTAGTAGAGGATCTAGCATGGTCAATGGGGCTAATCCTACACTAATCTATCTATAAGAGGACCCAATTAGGTCAAAGTGTTAGAGGGAGTGGCTCCTACCTTTACACTCGttgaattttattataaatGCAAAGTTTTGAACTCCTGACTTGCAactaaatttgcatcttatgtTGCACCTGATGGGCAACTCACCTGAAACGAGCTACTTAAATAAACAGTACATATAAAAGGATTGTGTAATTGTTTGTTGCAAAGCCTCCACAATTTCTTTTTGTATTCTAACTACAATACCAATACCTGTTTGCATTGCAAGAAACAATTTCACTTGTACCAATCAATTATGCGTGTAAACACATATATTCCTATTAGTGATGGATAAAGAAATGCGTAATATTTATGAtgaataaattttaaataatttttttttattgttaatgCAAACTTTAATCTTTTAAATTGGTTTGTGTTATGTTGCCAATTACTACTTAAGGGTAGTTtatattgaaaaatatgtttaaatGGTAAATTAAGAATGCTTATAGATAATTATGTTGACAACACGCTTTTGGGATGTTAATGCAATTAAAACTACTTTATATGAAAATAAATATGTAAGTACATAAAGTGACAATAAAATATTTACATCAAATCAAACTCCCTCATTTCCCTTAATATATAGATATGGGATAATATCAGATTCCtccttgaggtttttgaca encodes:
- the LOC113773947 gene encoding uncharacterized protein LOC113773947, producing the protein MGLGNTIVDENDASNQDRAKAMIFLRRHLDEGLKVEYLTVKDPLVLWRDLKERYDHLKLVVLPKVRYDWLHLRLKDFKSVNEYNSAMFRITSQLSLCGEKVTDENMLEKTFSTFHVSNMLLQQQYRERGFKKYSELIACLLLAEQNNELLLKNHESRPTGASPFLEANGTQFQNSGRGRGRGRRGGRGRSRGRGRDRSRFVPREDYSRGKQQNISQKGENNYDPKEGEKKVYEEKCYRCGMEGHWSRTCRTAEHLVDLYQASLKKKDKDVETNFIDQKNDDDDDGTDMTHLDVADFFEHPEDAK
- the LOC113773956 gene encoding uncharacterized protein LOC113773956; its protein translation is MGLGNTIVDENDASNQDRAKAMIFLRRHLDEGLKVEYLTVKDPLVLWQDLKERYDHLKLVVLPKARYDWLHLRLQDFKSVNEYNSAMFRITSQLSLCGEKVTDENMLEKTFSTFHVSNMLLQQQYRERGFKKYSELIACLLLAEQNNELLLKNHKSRPTGASPFPEANGTQFQNSGRGRGRGRRGGRGRSRGRGRGRGRDHSRFVPRENYSRGKQQNISQERENDYDPKEGEKKVYEEKCYRCGMEGHWSRTCRTAEHLVDLYQASLKKKDKDVETNFIDQKNDDDDDDTDMTHLDVADFFEHPEDAK
- the LOC113773964 gene encoding glycine-rich cell wall structural protein-like, yielding MVQRMSTPQKECEPDIMGVFGTQVFEQGRGRGKGKGEEKGKGRRGVAGGGIGGGAGEGADGGVGVGGGTGSGGGAGGGVGGGAGGDVGGGAGAGAGGGVRGGAGGRVGGGAGGGIGGGAGGGAGGGVGGGAGGGFGGGAGGGAGGGVGDGAG